In Phocoena sinus isolate mPhoSin1 chromosome X, mPhoSin1.pri, whole genome shotgun sequence, a genomic segment contains:
- the PFKFB1 gene encoding 6-phosphofructo-2-kinase/fructose-2,6-bisphosphatase 1 isoform X1, which translates to MSREMGELTQTRLQKIWIPHNGGNSRLQRRRGSSIPQFTNSPTMVIMVGLPARGKTYISTKLTRYLNWIGTPTKVFNLGQYRREAVSYKNYEFFLPDNMEALLIRKQCAIAALKDVHNYLSCEEGHVAVFDATNTTRERRSLILQFAKEHGYKVFFIESICNDPDVIAENIRQVKLGSPDYIDCDREKVLEDFLKRIECYEVNYQPLDDELDSHLSYIKIFDVGTRYMVNRVQDHIQSRTVYYLMNIHVTPRSIYLCRHGESELNLRGRIGGDSGLSARGKQYAYVLANFIQSQGISSLKVWTSHMKRTIQTAEALGVPYEQWKALNEIDAGVCEEMTYEEIQEHYPEEFALRDQDKYRYRYPKGESYEDLVQRLEPVIMELERQENVLVICHQAVMRCLLAYFLDKSSDELPYLRCPLHTVLKLTPVAYGCKVESIYLNVEAVNTHREKPENVDVSREPEEALDTVPAHY; encoded by the exons CATCCATACCCCAGTTTACAAATTCCCCCACGATGGTGATAATGGTGGGTTTACCAGCTCGAGGAAAGACCTACATCTCCACGAAGCTCACACGGTATCTCAACTGGATAGGAACACCGACTAAAG TGTTTAATTTAGGCCAGTATCGACGAGAGGCAGTGAGCTACAAGAACTACGAATTCTTTCTCCCAGACAACATGGAGGCCCTACTTATCAGGAA GCAATGTGCCATAGCAGCCCTGAAAGATGTCCATAACTATCTCAGCTGTGAGGAAGGTCATGTTGCG GTTTTTGATGCCACCAACACTACCAGAGAACGACGGTCACTGATTCTGCAGTTTGCTAAAGAACATGGTTACAAG GTCTTTTTCATCGAGTCCATTTGTAATGACCCTGATGTCATTGCAGAAAACATCAGG cAAGTGAAACTTGGCAGCCCTGATTACATAGACTGTGACCGTGAAAAGGTTCTGGAAGACTTTCTAAAGAGAATTGAGTGCTATGAGGTCAACTACCAACCCTTGGATGATGAACTAGACAG CCACCTGTCCTACATCAAGATCTTCGACGTGGGCACACGCTACATGGTGAACCGAGTGCAGGACCACATCCAGAGCCGCACAGTCTACTATCTCATGAACATCCACGTCACACCCCGCTCCATCTACCTATGCCGGCACGGTGAGAGTGAACTCAACCTCAGAGGCCGCATCGGAGGTGACTCTGGCCTCTCAGCTCGGGGCAAGCAG TATGCCTATGTCCTGGCCAACTTCATTCAATCCCAGGGCATCAGCTCCCTGAAGGTGTGGACCAGCCACATGAAGAGGACTATCCAGACAGCTGAAGCCCTGGGTGTTCCTTATGAGCAGTGGAAGGCCCTGAATGAGATTGATGCG GGTGTCTGTGAGGAGATGACCTACGAAGAAATCCAAGAACACTACCCTGAAGAATTTGCACTACGAGACCAAGATAAATATCGCTACCGCTATCCCAAGGGAGAG TCCTATGAGGATCTGGTCCAGCGTCTGGAGCCAGTTATAATGGAGCTAGAACGGCAGGAAAATGTATTGGTGATCTGCCACCAGGCTGTCATGCGGTGCCTCCTGGCCTACTTCCTGGACAAGAGCTCAG ATGAGCTGCCTTATCTCAGGTGCCCTCTGCACACAGTGCTCAAACTTACACCTGTGGCTTATG GCTGCAAAGTGGAGTCCATCTACCTGAACGTGGAGGCTGTAAACACACATCGGGAGAAGCCTGAG AATGTGGACGTCAGCCGGGAACCTGAGGAAGCCCTGGACACTGTCCCTGCCCACTACTGA
- the PFKFB1 gene encoding 6-phosphofructo-2-kinase/fructose-2,6-bisphosphatase 1 isoform X3 produces MEEKTSRRTASIPQFTNSPTMVIMVGLPARGKTYISTKLTRYLNWIGTPTKVFNLGQYRREAVSYKNYEFFLPDNMEALLIRKQCAIAALKDVHNYLSCEEGHVAVFDATNTTRERRSLILQFAKEHGYKVFFIESICNDPDVIAENIRQVKLGSPDYIDCDREKVLEDFLKRIECYEVNYQPLDDELDSHLSYIKIFDVGTRYMVNRVQDHIQSRTVYYLMNIHVTPRSIYLCRHGESELNLRGRIGGDSGLSARGKQYAYVLANFIQSQGISSLKVWTSHMKRTIQTAEALGVPYEQWKALNEIDAGVCEEMTYEEIQEHYPEEFALRDQDKYRYRYPKGESYEDLVQRLEPVIMELERQENVLVICHQAVMRCLLAYFLDKSSDELPYLRCPLHTVLKLTPVAYGCKVESIYLNVEAVNTHREKPENVDVSREPEEALDTVPAHY; encoded by the exons CATCCATACCCCAGTTTACAAATTCCCCCACGATGGTGATAATGGTGGGTTTACCAGCTCGAGGAAAGACCTACATCTCCACGAAGCTCACACGGTATCTCAACTGGATAGGAACACCGACTAAAG TGTTTAATTTAGGCCAGTATCGACGAGAGGCAGTGAGCTACAAGAACTACGAATTCTTTCTCCCAGACAACATGGAGGCCCTACTTATCAGGAA GCAATGTGCCATAGCAGCCCTGAAAGATGTCCATAACTATCTCAGCTGTGAGGAAGGTCATGTTGCG GTTTTTGATGCCACCAACACTACCAGAGAACGACGGTCACTGATTCTGCAGTTTGCTAAAGAACATGGTTACAAG GTCTTTTTCATCGAGTCCATTTGTAATGACCCTGATGTCATTGCAGAAAACATCAGG cAAGTGAAACTTGGCAGCCCTGATTACATAGACTGTGACCGTGAAAAGGTTCTGGAAGACTTTCTAAAGAGAATTGAGTGCTATGAGGTCAACTACCAACCCTTGGATGATGAACTAGACAG CCACCTGTCCTACATCAAGATCTTCGACGTGGGCACACGCTACATGGTGAACCGAGTGCAGGACCACATCCAGAGCCGCACAGTCTACTATCTCATGAACATCCACGTCACACCCCGCTCCATCTACCTATGCCGGCACGGTGAGAGTGAACTCAACCTCAGAGGCCGCATCGGAGGTGACTCTGGCCTCTCAGCTCGGGGCAAGCAG TATGCCTATGTCCTGGCCAACTTCATTCAATCCCAGGGCATCAGCTCCCTGAAGGTGTGGACCAGCCACATGAAGAGGACTATCCAGACAGCTGAAGCCCTGGGTGTTCCTTATGAGCAGTGGAAGGCCCTGAATGAGATTGATGCG GGTGTCTGTGAGGAGATGACCTACGAAGAAATCCAAGAACACTACCCTGAAGAATTTGCACTACGAGACCAAGATAAATATCGCTACCGCTATCCCAAGGGAGAG TCCTATGAGGATCTGGTCCAGCGTCTGGAGCCAGTTATAATGGAGCTAGAACGGCAGGAAAATGTATTGGTGATCTGCCACCAGGCTGTCATGCGGTGCCTCCTGGCCTACTTCCTGGACAAGAGCTCAG ATGAGCTGCCTTATCTCAGGTGCCCTCTGCACACAGTGCTCAAACTTACACCTGTGGCTTATG GCTGCAAAGTGGAGTCCATCTACCTGAACGTGGAGGCTGTAAACACACATCGGGAGAAGCCTGAG AATGTGGACGTCAGCCGGGAACCTGAGGAAGCCCTGGACACTGTCCCTGCCCACTACTGA
- the PFKFB1 gene encoding 6-phosphofructo-2-kinase/fructose-2,6-bisphosphatase 1 isoform X2, with protein sequence MSREMGELTQTRLQKIWIPHNGGNSRLQRRRGSSIPQFTNSPTMVIMVGLPARGKTYISTKLTRYLNWIGTPTKDNMEALLIRKQCAIAALKDVHNYLSCEEGHVAVFDATNTTRERRSLILQFAKEHGYKVFFIESICNDPDVIAENIRQVKLGSPDYIDCDREKVLEDFLKRIECYEVNYQPLDDELDSHLSYIKIFDVGTRYMVNRVQDHIQSRTVYYLMNIHVTPRSIYLCRHGESELNLRGRIGGDSGLSARGKQYAYVLANFIQSQGISSLKVWTSHMKRTIQTAEALGVPYEQWKALNEIDAGVCEEMTYEEIQEHYPEEFALRDQDKYRYRYPKGESYEDLVQRLEPVIMELERQENVLVICHQAVMRCLLAYFLDKSSDELPYLRCPLHTVLKLTPVAYGCKVESIYLNVEAVNTHREKPENVDVSREPEEALDTVPAHY encoded by the exons CATCCATACCCCAGTTTACAAATTCCCCCACGATGGTGATAATGGTGGGTTTACCAGCTCGAGGAAAGACCTACATCTCCACGAAGCTCACACGGTATCTCAACTGGATAGGAACACCGACTAAAG ACAACATGGAGGCCCTACTTATCAGGAA GCAATGTGCCATAGCAGCCCTGAAAGATGTCCATAACTATCTCAGCTGTGAGGAAGGTCATGTTGCG GTTTTTGATGCCACCAACACTACCAGAGAACGACGGTCACTGATTCTGCAGTTTGCTAAAGAACATGGTTACAAG GTCTTTTTCATCGAGTCCATTTGTAATGACCCTGATGTCATTGCAGAAAACATCAGG cAAGTGAAACTTGGCAGCCCTGATTACATAGACTGTGACCGTGAAAAGGTTCTGGAAGACTTTCTAAAGAGAATTGAGTGCTATGAGGTCAACTACCAACCCTTGGATGATGAACTAGACAG CCACCTGTCCTACATCAAGATCTTCGACGTGGGCACACGCTACATGGTGAACCGAGTGCAGGACCACATCCAGAGCCGCACAGTCTACTATCTCATGAACATCCACGTCACACCCCGCTCCATCTACCTATGCCGGCACGGTGAGAGTGAACTCAACCTCAGAGGCCGCATCGGAGGTGACTCTGGCCTCTCAGCTCGGGGCAAGCAG TATGCCTATGTCCTGGCCAACTTCATTCAATCCCAGGGCATCAGCTCCCTGAAGGTGTGGACCAGCCACATGAAGAGGACTATCCAGACAGCTGAAGCCCTGGGTGTTCCTTATGAGCAGTGGAAGGCCCTGAATGAGATTGATGCG GGTGTCTGTGAGGAGATGACCTACGAAGAAATCCAAGAACACTACCCTGAAGAATTTGCACTACGAGACCAAGATAAATATCGCTACCGCTATCCCAAGGGAGAG TCCTATGAGGATCTGGTCCAGCGTCTGGAGCCAGTTATAATGGAGCTAGAACGGCAGGAAAATGTATTGGTGATCTGCCACCAGGCTGTCATGCGGTGCCTCCTGGCCTACTTCCTGGACAAGAGCTCAG ATGAGCTGCCTTATCTCAGGTGCCCTCTGCACACAGTGCTCAAACTTACACCTGTGGCTTATG GCTGCAAAGTGGAGTCCATCTACCTGAACGTGGAGGCTGTAAACACACATCGGGAGAAGCCTGAG AATGTGGACGTCAGCCGGGAACCTGAGGAAGCCCTGGACACTGTCCCTGCCCACTACTGA